The genomic stretch TGGTGATGATGCGTTCTTTCTTGTACAAGCCCTGTTTCTTCAGCTCTTCGAACAGGTTCTGCATATCAGTTTTCATTTTGCCAAACATGGCAAACCTCCACAATCGTATTTCTTCAATATTTGGCACACTTTTGGGAAGCTTGAAATCAGTCAATAAAAAAAGCTCCCGCTGGGGGAGCAATTTTATGGTGCAGAAGGCGGGACTCGAACCCGCACACCCGTTACAGGCACAAGATCCTTAGTCTTGCGTGTCTGCCAAATTCCACCACTTCTGCATTGGGCAAAGCTTTTTAGCTTATTCGACGGGGTTGCTTTCAGGCGAAGGAACAACGCCAGGCGCGGGTTGTTCGGCCACCGGAGCTTCGTTATCGCCGAAAGTTTCTTCCAGCACCCGGGGGGTCCTTGTCCTGCCAACCGACCTCACCTGGAAGGCCAGGAAAATGCAGGATACGACGAAGAGCACGCCCAGGATCTGGGTCCATTTGCGCAAAAACTTGGAAGCACCGCTTCCGCCGAAGACATTCATCGCGGCTCCGCCCAGATTGGCGTCAAGGCCACCTTTGGACGTTTGTGACAAAATCACCAGCACCAGGGCCACGCAAATGACAACGTGGATTATCAACGCTACTGTGTATAAAACCATTGTTTCTATCCTTATGAGCTTGTTAGGGCTTGTTCCTGCACTAAGTTTTAACAGCGCCTTTTTTGTCAATCAGAAAATCCCGCCTGTCGCTCAAAACACTGATGAGCATGGCGCCAAACAAAGCCAGGGCGCCCAAAATCGAGAACAGGTTTACGCTTTCCTTCAGTAACAGGAATCCCCCTAACAGGGCAAAAACCGCTTCCAAACAGAGGATCACTGCGGCGGCTTGGGGCTGGACCCGCTTCTGGGCATGAAGCTGGAGCGTGAAGGCTATCCCCACGGACATCACCCCGGCATAGAGGATCGGCAGGAAGGCGGTTTGGATCCCTTCCCAGAGTACTCTGCCAAACGCTTGCCCCACATCCATATTGGCCCGATAGGCCAAGCTCGCGGCCAGGCTCAGCAGCACGCAGACAAGGTATTGGACCAAGGCCAGGTCCAGGCTCGGACGCTCTTTGGTGAGCTTGTCTATCATTTGCACGTGCAAGGCCCAAAACACCGCACCCAGCAAAACGAGGGAATTGCCCAGCGACACGTTGAGCTGAGCGGATCGATTCAGCAAGGCCAGGCCCACAACGGACAATGCCATCGCGGCCAGCATCCAGCCCCGGAACCTTTGCCCGCGGAACAAACCGATGATCGGCACGAACACCACATACAGGCCGGTGATGAAGCCCGCGTTGCCCGCGCCGGTCCAAAGCATCCCCGTTTGCTGCAAACTGACCGCCAGAAAGAGCAGAACGCCCAACATGAGCGGCCCTTGCCAGAATTGGCTGATCACCGCCCTGTTCAGCAGCGAAGCGTCATGGCCGGCCCGTTTGCGCCTCAAGCAGCGCAACAGCCACACGCACAAAGCTCCGAGGGCAAATCTGAGGGCGTTGAAGGTAAAGGGATCCAGGCTCTCCATGCCCTTGCGTTGCGCCACAAAGGCAAAACCCCAGATGGCGGCCGCGAAGAGAAGGCTGATGTAGGAAAGCATTGAAAAGGGGAAACGCCTATTTATTGCATCTCTTTCTGGTGAGGGCAAGCCCGCCAAACCCTGCTATGACCGCTATGTAGAACCCAAAGTCATAGGCCCAGCCGGTGTTATAGACCTCATAGATCCGCACGTTGTGATTGAACAATTGCCAGATCAGGGTGACCGGCGCGATCCAGCCGTGCCAGATCCCCGTGAAGAAACCGGCGCGATATTCTTCCGAACGTCCGCTGACGCCCGCCGCGCACGAACAAAGCAAGGCCAGGCACAAGGCGGCCCCCAATCCAAGTAACAGCGCTTTTTTCATGGAATCTCCTTCAATTCTGTTATAGACCACATCCTGGCGCTTGAGATTTCGTCAACTAATTTCTCGGCGCCTCTCACCCCGCCCATTATGAGACGCATGAGGCAGTTAAACCTGGATTCAATGTCCCGGCCAACGGGTAAAATTTTCCTCATCCACCCATTGAGGTAAAAAATCCCTTGTCCGATTTGGGTATGTGATTATAATGTTAAATAGCTTGATAATCTGTGAGGTGATTATGCTATATAAGTTGCCTGACGGAAGGGAAATTGTTCTGGAGGATGTGGTTCGCGTATCAAAGGTGCGCGACATGGGCGAGGATGACAGATCAATTGAAATGAGCAAGCTGTCTTTCACGATCTACATTGGCCAGGAAGAAACGATAGAGGTTAGCGAACAATACCACTTCGCAGATTGGGTCGATAAGAAAAAGAAGCTGGACCTTGTCCAACACGACCTTGTCCACAAATGGAAACTGGCCATAGGTGAAGCCGGAGATAGCTCGGTTTAAAGGGATATAAGCGAATCTGCGGTAGCTTGGGTGGATTTTCCGCATGACTTTCATGGGCACTTTCATTCGGCTCCTTCAGTCCCCGGCACTCTTGATCAATACGCTATCAATACGGACTCAATACGGACTTTGTCCGTAATGAGTCCGTATTAACACCGTATTGATAAGGGGGGCGACAGGTTATCCAGGTATTAACGGGCCAGCCTGACGATCATTTCGACCAGGTCGGGAAAGCTCAGGCCCACGGTCTTGGCCGCCATCGGAGTAAGGCTCAGCGGCGTCATTCCAGGCAGGGTGTTCACTTCCAGGAAATAGGGCTTGGCCCCGTCATAGCGGAAATCGATCCGGGCATAGCCGCTGAGCCCAAACACCTGCCACAGCCTCTCCGCGAAAAGCTGGATCAATTGGCTGACAGATTCTTCGACAGGCGCCGGGGCAAGATAATCAGACCTGCCTTCGTTATATTTGTTCTGATAGTCATACCATCCCGAGCGCGGTTTGATCTCCACCAGAGGCAAAGCCACACCGTCCAGGACCGTCGCAGTCAGTTCCCGCCCGGGAATGAATTTCTCCAGCAAAGCGCTGCCCGAATAGCGCAGGGCAAGCTTCACCGCGGCCTTGAGGCCGGAAATGTCCTCCACCAGCGTGATCCCGACCGATGAGCCAGCGTCATTGGGCTTCACTATCAGTGGCAGGCCGAGTTTGTCCACAACGCCCTGATAATCGGCCGGATCTTTGTAGTCATTGATCAGGTCATCCCGCATCAGGATGTAGTCTGCCGCGGGGATCCCTTCTTCCAGCGCCAGCAGCTTGGATACGAATTTATCCATGGTAAGGGCGCAAGCCTTGTGATCTGAACCGGTGTGGCGGAAACCCGCCAGCTCCAGTCCTGCCTGCAACGCTCCGTTTTCCCCCGCTCCGCCATGGAGCCCGATGAAAACTACATCGGTGCCCTCTTCATGGAGTTTTTGGGCCAGTCCGCCAAAGCCGGCATAATCCGAGGGGTCCAGCTCTGCCACGGCAAAGCCTTTGGCCCGCAATCCCGCTGCAATTGCCGCTCCGCTGACCAGGGAAACATCCCGTTCCGGGGAATCCCCGCCCTTCAAAACCGTTACTTTCTCCATCGATCCTCAAACATCGCAATTATTGGGGCCCAGCCTACGCTTCCAATTGGAAGAACAGCTTCAAGCGAAAGCCCAGGGCGGCCTTGAATCGGGCCACCTCAGGATAGTTCGCGCCGCAGAAATCCAGAAATTCATGCCTACCCCCGAGCCGTTCCACCAAAAGCTGGCTGTGCAGGCTGCTGGCGCCTTGTTTCAAGCCTTCGGCGGTAGTGCAGCGCATGATCGAATAGGCGGTCTCGTCGCCGGACGTCCCCAGCATCAGGTTGGCGCTCACTATCTCCTTATCCCGCATCAGGTTGAACTGGGAGAGCAATCCCTGTTCGTGCAGATTTTTCATCCACTCCAGAAACCGGGGATAGGGCACGCCGAGCCGCTTGTTTTTGCGATTGTACAGCTTTTTGAGCATTTCAACGAATTCTTCCGGGGAGAACTTTTCTTCGAAAGTGAGCTGTTCCTGCTGGGCGGTCTTTAACTTCTTGCGCTCATCCTTGAGGGGATGGAAGGGCTCGGAAAGCTGCTGCACAAAGGTGTATAGAGGCCTGGCCTTGAAGCCTGCCCAGTCGAAACCCCGCACGTCGTAGTTGTGGGTCCCCAGATTGAAATGGATCCGTTTATAGCGGCCACGCAGGAATTTCCCAATCTCGCCGGAGATCTTCAGTTCGTCCAGCAGATTGCGGTTCTCGTCCCGGTTGGCTTCCCACCTGAACCACAGGCCTTGATAATAGGCGCTCATCGGTATGATCAGGCGCCGCATGCCCATGCTCTTCCTTTCGTAGAGCGGCATGGCCGCCACCAGTTGTTCCCCTTTGTGGCATAGGAGTTGAAGCGCTTCCAGCTCCTGGAGTTCACTCACAGACTGCAGGAACACGGGATTGATCCAGAGAGGCAAAGAACCCTCCAGGCCGTCCAAAGCAGGTGGTCGGATGCTTAGTTCATACATGTTTCAAACATACTTTTGCAGTATATTGAGCAATTCCGGCATCGCAAAGGGCTTGATGATCAGATCCGAGTTGCCTTCCTCGATCGCCGCGGAAACTTTGTCCAGGCTGGAGTATCCGGTCATGATCAGGCAGAACAGATTTTTGTCCAGCTTCCTGAGCTGTTTCATCAGTTTCACTCCACTGATCTGCTTAATGTCCTGATCAAGCAGCGCCAGCCCGTATTTTCCCGGCTCGAACAGCTTGATCGCTTTGTTTCCGTTTTCCGCGACGTCCACTTCGTAGCCGCCGGAGAAAAGAAATTCCCCGATCAATTCCCGAAGCAGGATGTCGTCATCCACCAGAAGTATCTTAAAACTCATTGTGCCGCCTTGGTTTCCTTGCTTGCAGAAACAACTCCCCAAACCGCAGGAAGTCCGGTCCATTGATATTTTGCTCTAAAACGCAGAATTTACCATGCTTGAAAACCGTCAACAAAAATAATCGGGGACGGTGCCAAATTTCATCCCAAAACGAAAATTTCATTTTTGTGTTGACTGATTTCCGCTTATACTATTTGTGGAATTACCAATTCATAAGAGGTACAAATGACTGGCAAAGTAAAATGGTTCAACAAGAATAAAGGTTACGGCTTTATTATTACCGACGACAACAAAGAGTATTTCGTCCACTGGAAGTCCATCGTCACCAATTCCCCCCGGGAATTGAAAGTGCTGGAGCAGGATGAAGTGGTGAACTTCGACCTGATGGAAACAGACAAGGGCACCCAAGCCATCAACATCATCCGTGTCAATCCCTGATCCCGACACGGATACAAACTTTCAGGGGCGGAAGCTTGAAGCTTTTGCCCCTGTTATTTTAAGCTGAGCAATGCCGTTTTTGCCCACGACCCTGGACGAAGCCAAAGCCCGCGGCTGGAGCGAACTGGACGTGATCATCGTCTCCGGGGACGCCTATGTGGATCATCCCAGTTTCGGGCCGGCTATCATCGGCCGCCATCTCGAGGCTGACGGCTATCGGGTCGGGATCATTCCCCAGCCCGATTGGACCCAGGACGGGGATTTCCTGGCTTTGGGCACACCGCGCCTCTTTTTTGGCGTCACCGCGGGCAACATGGATTCCCTCGTCAACCACTACACTGCCCAGCGCAAACGCCGCAATGACGATGCTTACAGCCCCAACGGCCAGTCCGGCCTGCGACCCGACAGGGCCACCCTGATCTATGCCAACGCGCTCAAACGCCTGTTCAAACAGGTTCCCATCGTGCTGGGAGGGATCGAAGCCTCGCTGCGCCGGATCGCCCACTACGATTTCTGGCAGGACAAAGTGCGGGCCAGCGTCCTCAGCGACGCCAAGGCGGATTTTATCGTTTATGGCATGGGCGAAAAAGCCGTCCGGGAGATCGCCCGAGCCCTGGAAGAAGGCCGAAAGCCCGGCCAGATAACTGGCATCCCCGGCACCGTGGTCTTCAGTCCCCAGCCTCCGGCTGATACGGATATCGTTCTTCCGGATAACCTGGCCTGCGCGGACAAACTTACGTTTCACAGGATGACCCACCTGTTTGAAGAGCATAATCAGGAAAAGGTCATCTACCAAATGAACGGCAACCGCTGGATCAAACACAATCCGCCGGCCGAAGCACTTTCCGAACATGAGTTGGACGCTCTTTACGCCCTGCCTTTTGAATATGAGCTCCATCCCCGCTACAAGGGAAAGAAAATTCCCGCCTATGAGCAGATCAGGGATTCCCTCACCTCCCACCGCGGCTGTTACGGTGGCTGCCACTTCTGCGCCATATCAGTGCATCAAGGCAGGAAGCTGCGTTCCCGCTCGCAATCTTCGCTGGTTCGGGAGGCGCAAACCCTTGCCAAAACACGCGGCAAAGCCCTCAGCATCAGCGATGTGGGCGGTCCCACGGCCAACATGTACGCCTCCTCCTGCGCCCTGGATTTTCCCGATGGCTGCACCAGGCGTTCCTGCCTCTTCCCCACCATCTGCCAGAACCTCAAGCCCGACCACCAGGCCCAGCTTGAGCTACTGGCCAAGCTCGAGTCCCTGCCGGAGGTGAACCACGTCTACATCGCCTCCGGGATCCGCCACGACCTTGCCCTCCGCAATCCACGCTATATCGAGGCCCTGGCCCTTAAATACACCGGCGGCCGGCTCAAGCTCGCGCCTGAACACAGCGTTCCCTCCGTTCTGCGCCTGATGGGAAAGCCGGACACTTCCACTTTCGAGGAGTTTTCCCGGGAATTCTTCGCCGCCTGCCGAAAAGCCGGGATCAAGCGCCAGATCATACCCTACATCATCATCGGCCACCCCGGCACCACGATCCAGGACGCCCTTGAATTGCGCCAGTGGCTGGTGCAGCACCGCCTCAGGGTCGAACAGGTGCAGGAATTCACCCCCACTCCGATGACCATCAGCACCTGCATGTACTATACTGGACTGGATTACGAGACCGGCAAGCCCATCCACATTCCCAAGCCCGGAGAGGTCCGCCGCCAGAAAGAGCTGGCCCTCTGGCATTTACGCTAATCCGGATTCCCCTCTCCCATTCCGCTCCCATAACCCAAGAAAATTCTCAGGCCAAGCATCTTGGGCCCATCAGCCGAAATGCGTAACGGTGATTTGCCTGGAAATAAAAAAACCCGGGGGGCTTCCCCGGGTTCTGCATAGAGATGGTCGGGATGACAGGATTTGAACCTGCGACCACTTGAACCCCATTCAAGTACGCTAGCCGGACTGCGCTACATCCCGAACCTGAGAACCTTAAAAAATCAGGGGCGTTTTTTGACAAGCTAAATTTGTGTTTGACATCCCCGGCGCTTTGGAAAGGATGGCTCGACAAGCCCAAAATTGAGCACTGGAGCTCACCAAAAGGGAATACGACGCAATGGAAGAAACCGCTTCATGAGCCTGATCCGCGCGACCGGGCTGGCCTTGGAATTTGGCGGAACATACGTCCTGAAAGAGATCGATTGCAGCCTGGAACGCAACAGCCGGGTGGGATTGATCGGGATGAACGGTTCCGGCAAGACCACTCTGATCAAGCTGCTGCTGAGAATGCTGCAACCCACGTCAGGAGAGGTTTTGCGCGCCCGGAACTGCCGGATCGCCTATCTGCCCCAAGACCTGAAGCTCAACCCCGACACCCTTATGCTGGATTACGTGCGCTCTTCGCGTCCGGACCTACTAACCCTCTCTGCCGAGATCGAACTCCTCTCGCGGGAGCTGGAAGAAAACCATTCCGCCGCTTCCGAAGCCAGGCTCAATGTTGCCATCGAGCGCTACACCGCCTTGGGCGGCTATGAATTCGACAACGAGCTCAAATATGTGCTCACTTCCCTGGATTTTCCCGAGTCAAGCTGGACCAAACGCAATGGCGATTTCAGCGGAGGCGAGCAGACGCGGATCTGCCTGGCCGCGATCCTCTTGCTGGAACACGAACTCCTCATCCTGGACGAGCCGACCAACCATCTGGACCTG from Candidatus Syntrophosphaera sp. encodes the following:
- the secG gene encoding preprotein translocase subunit SecG produces the protein MVLYTVALIIHVVICVALVLVILSQTSKGGLDANLGGAAMNVFGGSGASKFLRKWTQILGVLFVVSCIFLAFQVRSVGRTRTPRVLEETFGDNEAPVAEQPAPGVVPSPESNPVE
- a CDS encoding DMT family transporter, producing the protein MLSYISLLFAAAIWGFAFVAQRKGMESLDPFTFNALRFALGALCVWLLRCLRRKRAGHDASLLNRAVISQFWQGPLMLGVLLFLAVSLQQTGMLWTGAGNAGFITGLYVVFVPIIGLFRGQRFRGWMLAAMALSVVGLALLNRSAQLNVSLGNSLVLLGAVFWALHVQMIDKLTKERPSLDLALVQYLVCVLLSLAASLAYRANMDVGQAFGRVLWEGIQTAFLPILYAGVMSVGIAFTLQLHAQKRVQPQAAAVILCLEAVFALLGGFLLLKESVNLFSILGALALFGAMLISVLSDRRDFLIDKKGAVKT
- a CDS encoding D-alanine--D-alanine ligase; amino-acid sequence: MEKVTVLKGGDSPERDVSLVSGAAIAAGLRAKGFAVAELDPSDYAGFGGLAQKLHEEGTDVVFIGLHGGAGENGALQAGLELAGFRHTGSDHKACALTMDKFVSKLLALEEGIPAADYILMRDDLINDYKDPADYQGVVDKLGLPLIVKPNDAGSSVGITLVEDISGLKAAVKLALRYSGSALLEKFIPGRELTATVLDGVALPLVEIKPRSGWYDYQNKYNEGRSDYLAPAPVEESVSQLIQLFAERLWQVFGLSGYARIDFRYDGAKPYFLEVNTLPGMTPLSLTPMAAKTVGLSFPDLVEMIVRLAR
- a CDS encoding response regulator — translated: MSFKILLVDDDILLRELIGEFLFSGGYEVDVAENGNKAIKLFEPGKYGLALLDQDIKQISGVKLMKQLRKLDKNLFCLIMTGYSSLDKVSAAIEEGNSDLIIKPFAMPELLNILQKYV
- a CDS encoding cold shock domain-containing protein, encoding MTGKVKWFNKNKGYGFIITDDNKEYFVHWKSIVTNSPRELKVLEQDEVVNFDLMETDKGTQAINIIRVNP
- a CDS encoding YgiQ family radical SAM protein, which encodes MPFLPTTLDEAKARGWSELDVIIVSGDAYVDHPSFGPAIIGRHLEADGYRVGIIPQPDWTQDGDFLALGTPRLFFGVTAGNMDSLVNHYTAQRKRRNDDAYSPNGQSGLRPDRATLIYANALKRLFKQVPIVLGGIEASLRRIAHYDFWQDKVRASVLSDAKADFIVYGMGEKAVREIARALEEGRKPGQITGIPGTVVFSPQPPADTDIVLPDNLACADKLTFHRMTHLFEEHNQEKVIYQMNGNRWIKHNPPAEALSEHELDALYALPFEYELHPRYKGKKIPAYEQIRDSLTSHRGCYGGCHFCAISVHQGRKLRSRSQSSLVREAQTLAKTRGKALSISDVGGPTANMYASSCALDFPDGCTRRSCLFPTICQNLKPDHQAQLELLAKLESLPEVNHVYIASGIRHDLALRNPRYIEALALKYTGGRLKLAPEHSVPSVLRLMGKPDTSTFEEFSREFFAACRKAGIKRQIIPYIIIGHPGTTIQDALELRQWLVQHRLRVEQVQEFTPTPMTISTCMYYTGLDYETGKPIHIPKPGEVRRQKELALWHLR